A single Nostoc sp. PCC 7107 DNA region contains:
- a CDS encoding acyltransferase family protein, with protein MRLTSLDVFRGITIAAMILVNMAGVADDVYPLLAHADWHGCTPTDLVFPFFLFIVGVAMTFSLSKYTADNKPTSTVYLRIFRRAAILFALGLLLNVFWNKGVGTFDFSSIRIMGVLQRISLSYLLASLAVLNLPRKGQWILAAVLLIGYWLTMMYVPVPEYGAGVLTREGNFGAYFDRLIIPQTHLYAGDGFKSMGDPEGLFSTIPAVVSVLAGYFTGQWIRKQPVQTRTSVGLILFGMGCLIIGWAWGWVFPINKKLWTSSYVIFTSGWALLLLAACYELIEVRLIKRWSKPFEIMGLNAIALFVASVLLIKILAKTKIGTGETVLSTYNWIYQNIFASWAGTFNGSLLFALVTVLLWWAVAILMYRQRWFLKV; from the coding sequence ATGCGCCTGACTTCACTGGATGTTTTTCGTGGCATCACCATTGCTGCAATGATTCTCGTCAACATGGCGGGAGTAGCAGATGATGTGTATCCTCTCTTAGCCCACGCTGATTGGCATGGTTGCACACCAACTGATTTAGTATTTCCCTTCTTTTTATTTATTGTTGGTGTGGCAATGACATTTTCTTTGTCAAAATACACCGCAGACAATAAACCAACTTCTACTGTTTATTTGCGAATCTTCCGCCGTGCAGCCATCTTGTTTGCTTTAGGTTTATTGTTAAATGTATTTTGGAACAAAGGCGTTGGGACTTTTGATTTCAGCAGCATCCGCATCATGGGAGTGTTGCAGCGCATCAGCTTAAGTTACCTGTTAGCTTCCTTGGCAGTTCTCAACCTACCACGCAAAGGACAATGGATACTAGCCGCAGTCTTACTCATCGGTTATTGGTTAACCATGATGTATGTACCAGTTCCCGAATATGGTGCTGGTGTACTGACACGGGAAGGTAACTTTGGTGCATATTTTGACCGCCTAATTATCCCTCAAACGCATCTGTATGCTGGTGATGGTTTCAAAAGCATGGGAGACCCAGAAGGACTTTTCAGCACCATACCTGCTGTTGTTAGTGTTCTTGCTGGCTACTTCACAGGGCAATGGATACGTAAACAGCCAGTGCAAACACGGACAAGTGTAGGGTTGATTTTATTTGGTATGGGCTGCTTAATTATTGGTTGGGCGTGGGGTTGGGTATTCCCCATTAACAAAAAACTGTGGACAAGTTCTTACGTTATTTTTACCAGTGGTTGGGCATTACTCTTACTAGCTGCTTGTTACGAACTGATTGAAGTGCGATTAATCAAACGCTGGAGTAAACCATTTGAAATTATGGGCTTAAATGCGATCGCTCTTTTCGTCGCATCTGTATTATTAATTAAAATCCTCGCCAAAACCAAAATCGGTACAGGCGAAACCGTCCTCAGCACCTACAACTGGATTTATCAAAACATCTTTGCATCTTGGGCAGGCACTTTTAACGGTTCACTACTATTTGCCTTAGTCACAGTCTTATTATGGTGGGCTGTAGCGATATTAATGTATCGCCAACGCTGGTTTCTCAAAGTCTAA
- a CDS encoding Uma2 family endonuclease: protein MQLQEQRYYSPEEYLELEVNSEEKHEYIDGQIILMAGGTPDHSQIALNLGGIVNFLLKRQPYRAFVTDQRLWIPNRRILTYPDVMVMKTPLEFQEGRRDTLVNPVFIAEVLSKSTKSYDRDEKFAAYRTIPSFQEYILIDQYKIHVEQYCKTENNKWIFSEYEDADVLLSLAAVPCQVLLGDIYDKVDFSVEE from the coding sequence ATGCAGTTACAAGAACAACGCTATTATTCGCCGGAAGAATACCTCGAACTAGAGGTAAATTCTGAGGAAAAACATGAATATATTGATGGGCAAATCATTCTAATGGCAGGTGGAACACCAGATCACAGTCAAATTGCGCTTAATTTAGGTGGTATAGTCAACTTCCTTCTCAAGCGTCAGCCTTATCGAGCCTTTGTTACAGATCAGCGTCTATGGATACCTAACAGGCGAATTCTCACTTACCCTGATGTGATGGTGATGAAAACTCCTTTGGAATTCCAAGAAGGAAGACGAGACACTTTAGTTAACCCAGTATTTATTGCTGAGGTGTTGTCAAAATCTACTAAAAGTTATGACCGCGATGAAAAGTTTGCTGCTTATCGGACAATTCCTAGCTTTCAAGAATATATTCTGATTGATCAGTATAAAATACACGTTGAGCAGTATTGCAAAACTGAAAATAATAAGTGGATATTTTCTGAATATGAAGATGCAGATGTGCTGTTAAGTTTAGCTGCTGTTCCTTGTCAGGTTTTGCTGGGGGATATTTACGATAAAGTGGATTTTAGTGTGGAGGAGTAA
- the obgE gene encoding GTPase ObgE produces the protein MKFIDQVEIQVEAGKGGDGIVAFRREKYVPAGGPSGGNGGRGGSVIFKAVESLQTLLDFRYNHLFKAENGGRGGPNNCTGASGKDLIIEVPCGTTIYDAETDEIIGDLIKPEQTLVIAEGGKGGLGNQYFLSNRNRAPEYALPGLEGERKMLRLELKLLAEVGIIGLPNAGKSTLISSLSAARPKIADYPFTTLVPNLGVVRKPSGDGTVFADIPGLIEGAADGAGLGHDFLRHIERTRVLLHLIDATSDDVIRDYNTIQQELEAYGRGLANRPQILALNKIDAVDREEVDLEALSTQLNHLAYAPVFVISAVTRTGLDPMLQELWGILDQMNAVEAEQVLS, from the coding sequence ATGAAATTCATTGATCAAGTAGAAATTCAAGTTGAAGCAGGTAAAGGTGGCGATGGTATTGTCGCCTTCCGCAGAGAAAAGTATGTACCTGCTGGCGGCCCGTCTGGCGGAAATGGTGGACGTGGTGGTTCTGTCATTTTCAAGGCTGTAGAAAGCCTCCAAACCCTATTGGACTTTAGATATAACCATCTTTTTAAGGCAGAAAACGGCGGTCGAGGCGGCCCGAATAACTGCACGGGTGCATCTGGCAAAGATTTAATCATCGAAGTTCCCTGCGGGACAACAATTTATGATGCTGAAACTGATGAAATTATTGGCGATTTAATTAAACCAGAACAAACTCTAGTCATTGCTGAAGGCGGTAAAGGTGGGCTAGGAAATCAGTATTTCTTAAGTAACCGCAACCGCGCCCCAGAATACGCCCTCCCAGGTTTAGAAGGGGAAAGAAAAATGCTCCGGCTGGAGTTGAAACTACTAGCAGAAGTGGGAATTATTGGTTTGCCAAATGCTGGTAAATCTACCTTAATTTCATCTTTATCAGCAGCACGTCCGAAAATTGCCGATTATCCTTTTACTACCCTGGTGCCAAATTTGGGTGTAGTACGGAAGCCTAGTGGTGATGGTACAGTTTTTGCCGACATTCCCGGATTAATTGAAGGCGCAGCCGACGGTGCAGGTTTGGGACATGATTTTTTACGTCATATTGAGCGCACACGAGTGCTATTACACTTGATTGATGCAACTAGTGATGATGTCATCAGAGATTACAATACAATTCAACAAGAATTGGAAGCTTATGGACGAGGTTTAGCAAATCGTCCGCAAATTTTAGCACTGAATAAAATTGACGCAGTTGATAGAGAAGAAGTTGATTTAGAAGCACTATCCACCCAATTAAATCATCTTGCTTATGCTCCGGTTTTTGTGATTTCTGCGGTTACTCGAACTGGCTTAGATCCAATGTTACAGGAACTTTGGGGAATTCTCGATCAAATGAATGCTGTTGAAGCAGAGCAGGTATTGAGTTGA
- a CDS encoding Mo-dependent nitrogenase C-terminal domain-containing protein, whose translation MTSVVKSPYSSEQIAAWLRGLLTIAWADGNFDDHEQQFIASFTKEELAPSLKWESLEVITPEDLAAALGKGTPAAENFLRTAVMVAIADGTYSSSEDQVLHQFCQALGQPENIIEALRHTLEIQDHLVSAPGLSQIPPHLPLNSLREWLDGLDVQDPRVARFLCKMIPSQCPFERDVTLFGRKIVHIPPLCKINPLYEQLVGLRFRALSYLADDCGEDVTPYI comes from the coding sequence ATGACTAGTGTTGTGAAATCTCCATACAGTAGCGAACAAATTGCCGCTTGGTTACGTGGACTGCTAACAATTGCTTGGGCAGATGGTAACTTTGATGACCATGAACAGCAATTTATTGCCAGTTTCACTAAAGAAGAATTAGCACCTAGCCTAAAATGGGAGTCTTTAGAGGTAATTACCCCAGAGGACTTAGCGGCCGCCCTAGGTAAAGGTACACCAGCCGCCGAAAATTTTTTACGTACAGCTGTGATGGTAGCGATCGCTGATGGTACATATTCTTCTAGCGAAGATCAAGTTCTCCACCAATTTTGCCAAGCTTTAGGACAACCAGAAAACATCATCGAAGCCCTACGTCATACCCTGGAAATTCAAGACCATCTGGTTTCTGCACCAGGTCTATCTCAAATACCACCCCATTTACCACTCAACTCTCTGCGCGAATGGTTAGATGGGTTAGATGTACAAGACCCCAGAGTTGCCAGATTCTTATGTAAAATGATTCCCTCTCAGTGTCCCTTTGAGCGCGATGTTACTTTATTTGGACGCAAAATTGTTCACATCCCACCTTTGTGTAAGATTAATCCACTATACGAGCAACTCGTTGGTTTACGTTTCCGCGCCCTTTCCTATTTAGCAGATGACTGTGGCGAGGATGTCACGCCGTATATTTGA
- a CDS encoding D-alanyl-D-alanine carboxypeptidase family protein produces MSLVASNSIQRFQIATNSPSINQCLVTAVTGCSANAQEPSIPPNQPVTEEERFVAAIMPKLKVMPTPGTFEYTLLRSYGAAFINPADNVKLPPKLIFDNEEDTQEFQSQLTLEKVTGTNECYLQKSAADALNKARVQLNIPLKSGYGASDCMRSFATNLRFWHKYANNKTLEKVKQGRETAILGLVAPPGTSQHIWGLAIDLGVSNPKQRQILNQNGWFQTVVKDVPHWTYLGVAAEDLPKLGFKNQVIQGITYWLTPL; encoded by the coding sequence ATGTCATTGGTCGCTAGTAATAGTATCCAACGCTTTCAAATTGCAACAAATTCCCCATCAATAAATCAATGCTTAGTTACCGCTGTGACTGGCTGTAGTGCTAATGCCCAAGAACCAAGTATTCCTCCTAACCAGCCCGTAACTGAGGAAGAGCGTTTTGTTGCTGCAATTATGCCGAAATTAAAAGTAATGCCGACACCTGGAACTTTTGAATATACTTTATTACGTTCCTACGGTGCTGCATTTATCAATCCAGCCGATAATGTGAAATTGCCGCCAAAATTGATTTTTGACAATGAAGAAGATACACAAGAATTCCAATCTCAACTGACACTAGAGAAAGTTACTGGAACAAATGAATGTTATTTACAAAAATCAGCAGCAGATGCTTTAAATAAAGCCAGAGTACAGTTGAATATTCCCTTGAAATCAGGGTATGGTGCTAGTGATTGTATGCGTAGTTTTGCCACGAACTTAAGATTTTGGCATAAATATGCTAACAATAAAACTTTAGAAAAAGTCAAACAAGGTAGAGAAACTGCAATTCTAGGATTAGTTGCACCACCAGGAACATCGCAGCATATTTGGGGATTAGCGATTGATTTAGGTGTATCGAATCCAAAACAAAGACAAATTTTAAATCAAAATGGTTGGTTTCAAACTGTAGTTAAAGATGTACCCCACTGGACTTATCTTGGTGTGGCAGCAGAAGATTTGCCGAAGTTGGGTTTTAAAAATCAAGTTATTCAAGGAATTACTTATTGGTTAACACCTCTTTAA
- the mnmG gene encoding tRNA uridine-5-carboxymethylaminomethyl(34) synthesis enzyme MnmG yields MTMHNSIEFQDAYDVIVVGAGHSGCEAALAAARLGCRTLLLTLNLDKIAWQPCNPAVGGPAKSQLTHEIDALGGEIGKVADRTYLQKRILNSSRGPAVWALRAQTDKREYAAVMKAIVENQENLSIREGMVTDLVLGANDEVVGVETYFGVGFECKTVILTTGTFLGGKIWVGNKSMAAGRAGEFAAEGLTQTLNRLGFETGRLKTGTPARVDKRSVDYSKMEIQPGDAEVRWFSFDPDVWVEREQMPCYMTRTTAATHRLIQENLHLSPVYGGWVEAKGPRYCPSIEDKIVRFVDKESHQIFIEPEGRDIPELYIQGFSTGLPENLQVQMLRSLPGLENCVMLRPAYAVEYDYLPATQCYPTMMTKKIAGLFCAGQINGTTGYEEAAAQGIVAGINAARLVRGQEMIVFPREQSYIGTLMDDLCTKDLREPYRMLTSRSEYRLLLRSDNADQRLTPLGREIGLIDDRRWELFTSKQAQITAEKERLYATRIKEHDEIGKAIAANTQQAIKGSITLADLLRRPGFHYVDLERYGLNNPSLTTAEKEGAEIDIKYSGYLARQQNQIEQTARQAHRQLPADLDYAKIDTLSKEAREKLTKVKPLTIGQAARIGGVNPADINALLIYLELRKTKNQKDFPALT; encoded by the coding sequence ATGACCATGCACAATTCCATTGAATTCCAAGACGCTTATGATGTCATTGTCGTCGGTGCAGGTCACTCCGGTTGCGAAGCCGCCCTGGCCGCTGCCCGTCTTGGTTGCCGGACTCTGCTATTGACGCTGAATTTAGATAAAATTGCTTGGCAACCTTGTAACCCAGCGGTGGGTGGCCCAGCTAAATCTCAGTTAACCCATGAGATAGATGCCCTCGGCGGGGAAATTGGCAAAGTGGCAGACCGCACATATTTACAAAAGCGTATCCTCAACTCTTCACGGGGGCCGGCTGTTTGGGCATTACGCGCCCAAACAGACAAGCGTGAATATGCTGCTGTGATGAAAGCTATTGTCGAGAATCAAGAGAACTTGAGCATCCGAGAAGGGATGGTAACAGATTTAGTTTTGGGCGCTAACGATGAAGTTGTTGGCGTGGAAACTTATTTCGGTGTGGGATTTGAATGTAAAACAGTAATTTTAACCACTGGTACTTTTTTAGGTGGCAAGATTTGGGTCGGTAACAAATCAATGGCGGCGGGACGCGCAGGAGAATTTGCTGCTGAGGGTTTGACACAAACCTTAAATCGCTTGGGTTTTGAAACAGGAAGACTGAAAACTGGGACACCCGCACGGGTAGATAAGCGATCGGTTGACTACAGTAAAATGGAAATCCAGCCGGGAGATGCAGAGGTTCGCTGGTTTAGTTTTGACCCAGATGTGTGGGTAGAACGGGAACAAATGCCTTGTTACATGACCCGTACCACCGCCGCCACCCATCGCTTAATTCAAGAAAATCTACATTTATCGCCTGTTTATGGTGGTTGGGTAGAGGCGAAAGGCCCCCGTTATTGTCCCAGTATTGAAGATAAGATTGTCCGCTTTGTTGATAAAGAAAGTCACCAAATCTTTATTGAACCGGAAGGGCGTGATATTCCCGAACTATATATTCAAGGTTTTTCCACTGGGTTGCCAGAAAATTTGCAGGTACAAATGCTGCGGAGTCTTCCTGGGTTAGAAAATTGTGTGATGCTGCGTCCGGCGTATGCTGTGGAGTATGATTATTTACCAGCAACACAGTGTTATCCCACGATGATGACTAAAAAAATTGCTGGGCTATTTTGTGCTGGTCAAATTAACGGGACAACAGGCTATGAGGAAGCAGCAGCCCAAGGAATTGTGGCGGGAATTAATGCGGCGCGGCTTGTGCGTGGTCAAGAAATGATTGTGTTTCCGCGTGAGCAAAGTTACATCGGTACGCTGATGGATGATTTGTGTACAAAAGACTTGCGCGAACCTTACCGGATGCTGACTAGTCGGTCTGAGTATCGCTTGCTGTTGCGTTCTGATAATGCTGACCAACGCCTAACTCCTTTGGGACGAGAAATTGGCTTAATTGACGATCGCCGTTGGGAATTATTCACCAGCAAACAAGCCCAAATTACTGCGGAAAAAGAACGGTTATACGCCACTCGCATCAAAGAACATGATGAAATAGGAAAAGCGATCGCAGCTAATACTCAACAAGCAATCAAAGGTTCTATTACTCTCGCTGACTTGCTGCGGCGACCAGGATTTCATTATGTTGACCTGGAGAGATACGGTTTGAACAATCCCAGCCTGACAACAGCGGAGAAAGAAGGCGCAGAAATTGACATCAAATACTCTGGCTATCTCGCCAGACAACAAAACCAAATTGAACAAACTGCCCGTCAAGCACACCGCCAGCTACCTGCGGATTTAGATTATGCTAAAATTGATACCCTTTCTAAAGAAGCACGGGAGAAATTAACTAAGGTAAAACCACTGACTATTGGTCAAGCCGCCCGTATAGGAGGTGTGAATCCTGCGGATATTAACGCACTGTTAATATATTTGGAATTGCGTAAAACAAAGAACCAGAAAGACTTTCCGGCGTTAACGTAA
- a CDS encoding TetR/AcrR family transcriptional regulator has protein sequence MPKIVDHDQYRKELLCKCFDLFAQKGYGSITMRQIAQGMGVSTGTLYHYFSSKEALFEQLVEEISQQDVSAALAELEGKETLSAAMAALGRYLVKNEDYFIKWTFVWVDFCQHQDAKKMLHRGSVFKGANQRYQQAACKFLGVQDKVLASFVLSFINGLILEKLCGNETIDFVEQCALLGKMLTVYLQQNVTSSVN, from the coding sequence ATGCCCAAAATTGTTGACCATGACCAATACCGCAAAGAACTTCTATGCAAATGCTTTGATTTATTTGCTCAAAAAGGTTATGGCTCAATTACTATGCGGCAGATTGCTCAAGGTATGGGGGTTTCTACGGGAACTTTATATCATTACTTTTCTAGTAAAGAAGCATTATTTGAACAATTAGTAGAAGAGATTTCGCAACAGGATGTGAGTGCAGCTTTGGCGGAATTAGAAGGCAAAGAAACTCTATCCGCAGCAATGGCAGCGTTAGGAAGATATCTAGTGAAAAACGAAGATTATTTTATTAAATGGACATTTGTTTGGGTTGATTTTTGTCAGCACCAAGACGCAAAAAAAATGCTGCATCGTGGGAGTGTTTTTAAAGGTGCTAATCAGCGTTATCAGCAAGCAGCTTGTAAGTTTTTGGGAGTTCAAGATAAAGTATTGGCCTCTTTTGTCTTGAGCTTTATTAATGGGTTAATTTTGGAGAAATTATGCGGTAATGAAACGATTGATTTTGTTGAACAATGTGCTTTATTGGGAAAAATGTTGACTGTTTATTTGCAACAGAACGTTACTAGTTCTGTTAATTAG
- a CDS encoding ABC exporter membrane fusion protein — MGQNLLLKPANKKLLGLVLVATAITGGIVVYGISQFGQIGRTASQEQTVTTSVPKITALGRLEPEAEVISLSAPLVLDGDRVQEIRVQEGDLVQTGQIVAILDSRDRLETAVLQAEKQVRVAQAKLDQVKAGAKTGEILAQQASIERLQAQSVGDSIGQREAIARIEAQWEGDRIAQAAAIRRLEAELNNAQAEYQRYQKLYTEGAISNSAFDSKRLLVETAKQQLDEANAILARINSTASRQLAEAKVSLARINTTGNKQVSEAKATLTSIAEVRPVDVQAARMEVENAIASLKRAQTDLQAAYIRSPMTGQILKIHTRVGEKMSDNGIADLAQTEQMIAVAEVYQTDIGKVKLGQSAIVTSQAFNGELRGEVFYVGLQVNRQNVFSNQPGENLDSRVVEVKIRLNPEDSKKVAGFTNLQVQAAIEI, encoded by the coding sequence ATGGGACAAAATCTACTATTGAAACCTGCTAATAAAAAATTACTGGGTTTAGTACTTGTAGCTACCGCCATTACTGGTGGAATTGTGGTTTATGGCATTTCCCAGTTTGGGCAAATTGGTAGAACTGCTTCTCAGGAGCAGACTGTCACAACATCAGTACCGAAAATCACAGCTTTAGGCAGACTAGAACCAGAAGCAGAAGTAATTAGCTTATCTGCACCATTAGTATTGGATGGCGATCGCGTCCAAGAAATTCGTGTCCAAGAAGGTGATCTTGTTCAGACTGGGCAGATAGTGGCAATTTTAGATTCACGCGATCGCTTAGAAACTGCGGTACTGCAAGCCGAAAAACAAGTACGTGTGGCTCAAGCCAAACTTGATCAAGTCAAAGCTGGTGCGAAGACTGGCGAAATTTTGGCACAACAAGCCAGCATCGAACGCTTACAAGCTCAATCTGTAGGAGATTCCATTGGACAACGAGAAGCGATCGCTCGTATCGAAGCCCAATGGGAAGGTGATAGAATCGCCCAAGCAGCCGCAATTAGAAGGCTAGAAGCAGAATTAAACAACGCCCAAGCCGAATATCAACGTTATCAAAAGCTATATACCGAAGGCGCAATTTCTAACTCAGCCTTTGACAGTAAACGCCTGCTTGTTGAGACAGCAAAACAACAACTAGACGAAGCCAATGCAATTTTGGCGCGAATTAACTCCACAGCAAGCAGACAACTAGCGGAAGCGAAAGTTTCCCTGGCGCGAATTAACACTACGGGTAACAAGCAAGTCAGCGAAGCTAAAGCCACACTCACCAGTATTGCTGAAGTCCGCCCCGTGGATGTGCAAGCCGCCAGAATGGAAGTTGAAAATGCGATCGCCTCACTCAAACGCGCTCAAACTGATTTACAAGCAGCTTATATCAGATCGCCAATGACCGGACAAATACTCAAGATTCATACCAGAGTTGGCGAAAAAATGAGTGATAACGGTATTGCAGACTTAGCACAAACCGAACAGATGATTGCAGTTGCCGAAGTCTATCAAACAGATATCGGCAAAGTCAAACTCGGACAATCAGCAATAGTTACTAGCCAAGCATTTAACGGCGAACTGCGCGGTGAAGTTTTCTACGTTGGTTTACAAGTCAACCGCCAAAACGTCTTTAGTAACCAACCCGGAGAAAACTTAGATAGCCGAGTTGTGGAAGTGAAAATTCGCCTCAACCCTGAAGATAGTAAAAAAGTTGCAGGTTTCACTAACTTACAAGTGCAAGCAGCAATTGAAATTTAA
- the devC gene encoding ABC transporter permease DevC: MKLFLKTPLAWRQLLKERTRLLIAVAGITFADMLIFIQMGFEGALFDAAIKPHRSLQADLVLINPQFQTLFSVKSFSRDRLYQTLGYDGVKSVNPVYISTGQWRNPETRLERAILVWGIDPAKSAFNFPEIQQNLDPIKQLNQVLFDQAGRPEYGAVGDIFQKTGQFDTELNNKNIRVKGVFSNGASFAADGNVITSDSTFLQIFPDRKPDRIEVGLITLKPDANPLKIQAQLATGLPKDVVVLTPEEFAQIEKSYWSNGTGIGFIFGLGVGVGFIVGIVIVYQILYSDVSDHLPEYATLKAMGYTDRYLLVVLFQEALFLAFLGFIPAFFLSIGLYQLAYTATMLPIFMNSQRAITVFILTVIMCTGSGAIAMRKLSSADPADIF; this comes from the coding sequence ATGAAACTTTTTCTGAAAACGCCGTTAGCATGGCGGCAATTATTAAAAGAAAGAACTCGTTTATTAATAGCAGTCGCAGGTATTACCTTTGCTGACATGTTGATATTTATTCAGATGGGATTTGAAGGGGCATTATTTGATGCGGCTATTAAACCACATCGCAGTTTACAGGCAGATTTGGTATTAATTAATCCCCAATTTCAAACCCTATTTTCCGTTAAAAGTTTTTCGAGAGATCGACTGTACCAAACATTAGGTTATGATGGTGTGAAGTCAGTGAATCCAGTTTATATCAGCACTGGACAATGGCGCAATCCCGAAACAAGATTAGAACGTGCCATTTTAGTTTGGGGTATCGACCCGGCAAAATCTGCGTTTAATTTTCCCGAAATTCAACAAAATCTAGACCCCATAAAACAATTAAATCAAGTTCTGTTTGACCAAGCAGGTCGTCCAGAATACGGCGCGGTGGGGGATATTTTTCAAAAAACAGGTCAGTTTGACACGGAGTTGAATAATAAAAATATCCGCGTCAAAGGCGTTTTTAGTAATGGTGCATCTTTTGCAGCGGATGGTAATGTCATCACCAGTGACTCTACTTTTTTACAAATCTTTCCTGACCGGAAACCAGACCGCATTGAGGTTGGGTTAATTACTCTCAAACCAGATGCTAATCCCTTGAAAATACAAGCGCAACTAGCTACTGGATTACCCAAAGATGTTGTAGTTTTAACCCCAGAAGAATTCGCCCAAATCGAAAAATCCTACTGGTCTAACGGTACAGGGATTGGCTTTATTTTTGGTTTAGGTGTGGGAGTCGGTTTTATTGTTGGTATCGTTATTGTTTACCAAATTCTTTATTCTGATGTTTCTGATCATTTGCCAGAATATGCCACATTAAAAGCGATGGGCTACACCGATCGCTATCTGTTGGTAGTCTTATTTCAAGAAGCATTATTTCTCGCTTTCTTAGGTTTTATTCCGGCATTTTTCCTTTCTATCGGACTCTATCAACTCGCATACACTGCCACTATGTTGCCCATCTTCATGAATTCGCAACGGGCAATCACGGTGTTTATTTTAACAGTCATCATGTGTACAGGGTCTGGGGCGATCGCTATGCGTAAACTCAGTTCTGCTGATCCTGCGGATATTTTCTAA
- a CDS encoding DevA family ABC transporter ATP-binding protein, with translation MLQESLPVNSFNSSANLEPVITVHQLNHYFGEGGLKKQVLFDINLKINASEIVIMTGPSGSGKTTLLTLLGGLRSAQEGSLKILGQEICGASKRKLTVLRRQIGYIFQAHNLMTFLTVKENVRMSLELHDEYLNENMDAKAIAMLETVGLGERVNYYPEKLSGGQKQRVAIARALVSHPKIVLADEPTAALDKKSGRDVVELMQKLAKEQGCTILLVTHDNRILDIADRIIYMEDGILKSDGVDVATKMH, from the coding sequence ATGTTACAAGAATCTTTGCCAGTCAACTCCTTTAACTCATCTGCTAATTTAGAACCTGTAATTACCGTCCATCAATTGAATCATTACTTTGGGGAAGGCGGACTAAAAAAACAAGTTTTATTTGATATTAATTTAAAGATTAACGCAAGTGAAATTGTCATTATGACCGGCCCCTCTGGTTCGGGTAAAACTACTTTGTTGACCTTATTAGGTGGGTTACGTTCTGCTCAAGAAGGTAGTTTAAAAATTTTGGGACAGGAAATTTGTGGCGCTAGTAAAAGAAAACTAACAGTACTACGCCGTCAGATTGGCTATATTTTTCAGGCGCATAATTTGATGACATTTCTGACAGTAAAAGAAAATGTCCGTATGTCTTTAGAATTGCATGATGAATATCTTAATGAAAATATGGATGCCAAAGCGATCGCCATGCTGGAAACAGTTGGCTTAGGCGAACGTGTAAATTATTACCCAGAAAAACTTTCTGGCGGACAAAAACAACGAGTTGCGATCGCTCGCGCTTTAGTCAGTCATCCTAAAATTGTCTTAGCAGACGAACCCACAGCCGCCCTCGATAAGAAATCTGGACGCGATGTTGTGGAATTAATGCAGAAACTTGCCAAAGAACAAGGCTGTACAATTTTGCTAGTTACCCATGACAACCGGATTTTAGATATTGCTGATCGCATCATTTATATGGAAGATGGAATACTCAAAAGTGATGGTGTAGATGTAGCAACCAAAATGCACTAA